The proteins below come from a single Miscanthus floridulus cultivar M001 chromosome 1, ASM1932011v1, whole genome shotgun sequence genomic window:
- the LOC136472928 gene encoding uncharacterized protein, producing MSIAAARSPSPGPPARPCCGLRTSADSRPFRPAASPTDSPQRSSSVCKNSGRASPRTWGAEKENDPRERDAAGTGAASARTHKVRSSGGVCAGGGGVAKSFMAPTISAASKAVAPSATPRKKVLGERNNDPVPSSPVDLAHSSSKPRGPHPPPPDEALGAPRRLRLSLDGASAPPPAAGPIVSCGARRSFGGDEAAVMVENPVSQNDHHAATSADSEAVAAPYDPKTNYLSPRPRYLRYQPNRRLEIYRHGGGAVRGLEDRFASESSSEEVDTTTTTEQEVSGEEQPDDSSEEETSALASPSEARGQSAAPALDGILLPQPALDSPLARVLTPEGKESPRDGGVLIHEQEPAVSPARARPKKKRSSMRFLLAPLALVLLMAAAFVCVPPPPGHPVRLNTSLSKVSDFLSVQELHPVELTARLKQWSSSSLDFVTAYWEAIASYQDRDVFGPHLAANLSAAAADVDADYAVGFYFSAAQTSPISLEKELGIQEVVSESDTETIAGPVVGELATYGDPDAEPIDDTEMEQEDVSGVPSAMYEVNVDAALEVLNAEMAEEVSGSSGEETAAFIQNSDIPSQSTPEPEQAEGIDEASLQQDVQTEDSEGDHADGKEDQEAHHGKKLGSDIWPSYLDKISNPAAIGAALAAIIVPAALAYLYMRQKQARVASNEPAEQVEQAEQVEQIEQVEQVEQVEQAESLSGSGSSQGHVVAKGSLFGVEETERLGGSGPSQYSSSLSSGFGRRRNTKGDDLEPVASRTRRDSTAQSTSSYGSFTTYQKVPAKKGNKEDEAMTPVRRSSRLRNVKTPEA from the exons ATGTCGATTGCGGCGGCCAGATCCCCGTCCCCCGGCCCGCCGGCGAGGCCGTGCTGCGGCCTCAGGACGAGCGCCGATTCCAGACCCTTCAGGCCCGCCGCGTCCCCAACAG ATTCGCCGCAGAGGAGTTCCTCCGTTTGCAAGAACAGCGGCCGCGCATCGCCGCGGACCTGGGGCGCTGAGAAGGAGAACGACCCGCGGGAGCGGGACGCGGCCGGGACCGGGGCCGCGAGCGCGAGGACGCACAAGGTCCGCTCCAGTGGTGGCGtttgcgccggcggcggcggtgtcgcCAAGAGCTTCATGGCGCCCACCATCTCCGCCGCCTCCAAGGCCGTCGCGCCGTCGGCCACGCCGAGGAAGAAGGTCCTCGGGGAGCGCAACAACGACCCCGTCCCCTCCTCGCCAGTCGACCTCGCGCACAGCAGCAGCAAGCCCAGGGGGCCGCATCCGCCGCCGCCCGACGAGGCGCTGGGCGCGCCGAGGCGTCTGCGCCTCTCGCTCGACGGGGCGTCCGCCCCTCCTCCCGCGGCTGGGCCGATCGTCTCCTGCGGCGCCCGCCGGTCGTTCGGAGGCGACGAGGCCGCCGTGATGGTCGAGAATCCCGTTTCCCAGAACGACCACCACGCGGCGACTTCGGCGGACTCGGAGGCCGTGGCAGCCCCGTACGACCCCAAGACGAATTACCTCTCCCCGAGGCCTCGCTACCTGCGCTACCAGCCCAACCGCCGCCTCGAGATTTACCGTCATGGCGGCGGCGCGGTGCGAGGGCTCGAGGACAGATTCGCCTCCGAGAGCAGCAGCGAGGAGGTCGACACTACAACCACCACGGAGCAGGAAGTATCTGGGGAAGAGCAGCCAgatgactcctcggaggaggaaaCCTCGGCTCTGGCCTCTCCATCGGAGGCCAGAGGTCAGTCTGCTGCTCCAGCCCTGGATGGCATCCTGCTGCCGCAGCCCGCTCTGGATTCGCCACTAGCTCGGGTCCTGACACCggaggggaaggagtccccgCGAGATGGTGGCGTGCTGATACATGAGCAGGAACCTGCAGTGAGCCCCGCGCGAGCTCGTCCCAAGAAGAAGAGGTCATCGATGAGGTTCCTGCTTGCTCCTCTTGCTCTAGTTCTGTTGATGGCTGCAGCGTTTGTCTGTGTGCCACCGCCGCCGGGTCATCCGGTCAGGCTGAACACCTCCCTGTCAAAGGTGTCAGACTTTCTTTCAGTTCAAGAATTGCATCCTGTGGAGTTGACTGCTAGGCTGAAGCAATGGTCTAGCAGTTCGTTGGACTTTGTCACGGCCTACTGGGAGGCTATTGCATCTTACCAAGATCGAGACGTCTTTGGTCCGCACTTAGCTGCCAATTTGAGTGCTGCTGCTGCCGATGTAGATGCAGATTATGCTGTTGGTTTCTACTTCAGTGCTGCTCAGACAAGCCCAATCAGTTTGGAGAAGGAGTTGGGGATTCAGGAGGTTGTTTCAGAAAGTGATACTGAGACGATTGCAGGGCCTGTTGTAGGGGAACTGGCAACATATGGTGACCCTGATGCAGAACCTATTGATGATACTGAAATGGAACAGGAAGATGTATCTGGGGTACCAAGTGCCATGTATGAGGTAAATGTTGATGCAGCATTAGAGGTACTCAATGCTGAGATGGCCGAAGAAGTGTCTGGCAGTAGTGGAGAAGAGACGGCAGCCTTCATTCAGAATTCAGATATTCCTTCTCAATCCACTCCCGAGCCTGAACAAGCAGAGGGCATTGACGAGGCTTCATTGCAGCAAGATGTTCAGACTGAGGACTCCGAGGGTGATCATGCTGATGGCAAGGAGGACCAGGAAGCTCACCATGGTAAGAAGTTGGGATCAGATATTTGGCCAAGTTACTTGGACAAAATATCAAATCCGGCTGCAATTGGTGCTGCTCTTGCTGCCATTATTGTTCCTGCTGCTCTGGCATACCTTTACATGAGGCAGAAGCAAGCTCGCGTTGCCTCCAATGAACCAGCTGAGCAAGTTGAGCAGGCTGAGCAAGTTGAGCAGATTGAACAAGTTGAGCAGGTTGAACAAGTTGAGCAGGCTGAAAGCCTTTCTGGTTCAGGAAGTAGCCAGGGGCATGTTGTTGCCAAGGGTTCACTGTTTGGCGTAGAAGAAACTGAGAGACTTGGTGGCTCTGGCCCGTCACAGTATAGCAGCAGCTTGTCATCTGGGTTTGGCAGGAGGAGGAATACCAAGGGTGACGACCTTGAGCCAGTAGCGTCGAGGACGAGGAGGGATTCCACAGCTCAATCCACATCGTCTTATGGTAGTTTCACCACATACCAGAAGGTCCCTGCCAAGAAA GGAAACAAGGAGGACGAGGCGATGACCCCAGTCCGGCGCTCCAGCAGGCTGAGGAATGTGAAAACTCCTGAAGCCTAG